CCTCAAGCTCCTGTACATGTTCTTGTTATCCCCAAAAAGCATTATGATTCTCTTAATGATACAAATGATTCTGAATTGCTTGGTAAGCTGCTAATAGGTGCTAGAGAAGTTGCAGAAAAGCTTAATATAAAAGATGGATATAGAGTCATTCTTAATACCGGTGAAAAGGCTGGACAAACAGTTTTTCATATCCATTTGCATGTATTGGGTGGTAGGCCAATGTTGTGGCCACCGGGCTAAAATTGATTAATAGTCAGCAAAATGTGTTATATTGTAATT
This genomic window from Candidatus Melainabacteria bacterium RIFOXYA2_FULL_32_9 contains:
- a CDS encoding histidine triad nucleotide-binding protein yields the protein MSEQNCIFCKIANKEINSDLILETADYAAFHDVNPQAPVHVLVIPKKHYDSLNDTNDSELLGKLLIGAREVAEKLNIKDGYRVILNTGEKAGQTVFHIHLHVLGGRPMLWPPG